In Miniphocaeibacter halophilus, the following proteins share a genomic window:
- a CDS encoding TMEM175 family protein produces the protein MYMNKNRLEAFSDGVIAIVITLLVLNLKVPKTPSINEIWKIRESLIAYISSFIFVVVIWQSHHQLLSLAKSISNTAVWANNFWLFWLTLSPFVTYWISEFPTKLWPAFCYSVVYFMWSLSYGILSKTLLKANEEDSKFKRILSNDRRSKFSLIVNILVFIGIFFWPPFAIIGRLIISAIWAIPYGKIGKY, from the coding sequence ATGTATATGAATAAAAATAGGCTAGAGGCTTTTTCAGATGGTGTTATAGCCATTGTAATTACTTTGTTAGTTTTAAACTTAAAAGTACCTAAAACACCATCTATTAATGAAATATGGAAAATTAGAGAAAGTTTAATTGCATATATTTCCAGCTTTATATTTGTTGTTGTTATATGGCAAAGTCATCACCAACTTTTATCTTTAGCCAAATCAATAAGTAATACTGCAGTTTGGGCTAATAATTTTTGGTTGTTTTGGTTAACTCTTTCTCCCTTTGTAACATATTGGATAAGTGAATTTCCTACAAAATTATGGCCAGCATTTTGTTATTCTGTAGTTTATTTTATGTGGAGTTTATCCTATGGAATTTTATCTAAAACATTATTAAAAGCCAATGAAGAGGATTCCAAATTCAAAAGAATATTATCCAATGATAGACGAAGCAAGTTTTCCTTAATTGTAAATATTTTAGTTTTTATAGGAATATTTTTTTGGCCTCCATTTGCAATAATTGGAAGATTGATTATATCTGCTATATGGGCTATACCTTATGGTAAAATTGGCAAATATTAA
- a CDS encoding NCS2 family permease, whose product MKSNKEVVNGGFLEKIFLLKKNNTSIKTEVLAGITTFVTMAYVLGTIPNMMATAGLDKGVILTSMVILIVLTSVAMAIVTNRPFALGPGLSSVGIVAGMISNEGIPIEVAQGVIFWSGIIFVVISYLGVRDAVVKAIPASLKHSVSAGVGLFIALLGCRNAGIIVGVEGKNYLAFGDFTSIGVILAIIGFILILVTKTLKVPGYMIVSIIITTLIGIPMGITKLPETWFTLPANPFKYFLQIDFLGALKFAYIPFILSLFVPDFFSTFGTALGVGGKAGFLDEDGNLPGIDKVFKVDAISTVAGSLFCIPCMTTYLESSTGVESGGRTGLTVISTSVCFLLSLLITPIALMIPIEATAPALIIIGIGMLSAISKVKFDDYTEAFPAFACIAFTVFANNIANGICVAIPVYLVLKIASGKIKEIPVTMYILTAISFLYFYTIS is encoded by the coding sequence ATGAAAAGTAATAAAGAAGTTGTAAATGGAGGATTTCTTGAAAAAATATTTTTATTAAAGAAAAATAATACATCTATAAAGACAGAGGTTTTAGCAGGGATAACAACATTTGTAACAATGGCGTATGTATTGGGAACAATTCCTAATATGATGGCGACTGCTGGGCTAGATAAGGGAGTAATTTTAACTTCAATGGTAATACTTATAGTATTAACATCAGTTGCCATGGCAATAGTGACAAATAGACCATTTGCATTGGGACCGGGCTTAAGTAGTGTTGGTATAGTTGCCGGTATGATTTCCAATGAAGGTATTCCAATAGAAGTTGCTCAAGGAGTAATCTTTTGGAGTGGTATAATATTTGTTGTAATTTCTTACTTAGGAGTAAGAGATGCTGTTGTAAAGGCCATTCCTGCTAGTTTAAAACATTCTGTAAGTGCCGGTGTTGGATTATTTATAGCATTATTGGGATGTAGAAATGCAGGTATAATTGTAGGAGTAGAGGGAAAGAATTATTTAGCTTTTGGAGATTTCACAAGTATAGGAGTAATATTAGCTATAATAGGGTTTATTTTAATTTTAGTAACCAAAACTCTTAAAGTTCCAGGATATATGATAGTTTCAATAATAATTACTACTTTAATAGGTATACCAATGGGAATAACTAAATTACCTGAAACATGGTTTACTTTGCCAGCTAATCCTTTTAAATATTTTCTGCAAATAGATTTCTTAGGAGCTTTGAAATTTGCCTATATACCGTTTATACTGTCGTTATTTGTACCGGATTTTTTCTCTACCTTTGGAACAGCTTTAGGGGTAGGAGGAAAGGCAGGTTTTTTAGATGAAGATGGTAACCTTCCAGGAATCGATAAGGTATTTAAGGTAGATGCAATTTCAACAGTAGCAGGTTCATTATTTTGTATTCCTTGCATGACTACATATTTAGAGTCTTCTACCGGAGTTGAATCAGGAGGAAGAACGGGGCTAACGGTTATTTCTACAAGTGTGTGTTTCCTGTTGTCTTTATTAATAACCCCAATTGCATTAATGATTCCTATTGAAGCAACAGCACCGGCTCTTATAATTATAGGAATTGGAATGTTAAGTGCTATTAGTAAGGTGAAATTTGATGATTATACTGAAGCATTTCCTGCTTTTGCATGTATAGCTTTTACGGTTTTTGCAAATAATATTGCTAATGGAATTTGTGTTGCAATACCAGTATATTTAGTATTAAAAATAGCTTCTGGTAAAATCAAAGAAATACCTGTAACAATGTATATTTTAACTGCAATATCATTTTTATATTTTTATACAATTTCATAA
- a CDS encoding adenine deaminase C-terminal domain-containing protein — MLKEYADLVIRNVKVYNSYFKKFDMKNVYIVDGKFLYIGKDYDNVLKPKKIIEGKERYLVPGLIDIHMHIESSMVSPKGFSDFIAGCGVTTIVSEPHEMANVAGIDGIYEMINAGKDSKIDIFYGIPSSVPASSEELETTGGKIDYEDMKKLKKNPFVACVGEVMNYRQVIKPNNLEITKFIEDLRKTDKIFPIEGHCPALVDLDLAKFLYLGINADHTEHSLEELHQRFENGMFVEIQEKMLHKEVMDYIIDNNLYEYFAFVTDDVMTDTLYEYGQLDHLVRKAIKLGFTPEQAIYNATYTPARRMNLFDRGVIAPGKLADFVLLDNLEEFTVSSTYKNGRLIYDKNITDSEDNKKYFSKPYYNSIKIKKQEKDVLKIKVQENVEKVLVNVMELKDKSTRTSRKQIEMPVENNILKWEDSGCLLAAVFERYGKNNNIGIGFLTGDCHKEGAVASSYAHDNHNILVAGSNVEDMILALNRLIEMQGGMVVTNKGEIQADLQLNVGGILSEEPIAKVANKLSGIRGKMIEQGYNHYNPIMSFGTLTLTVSPELKITDKGLIDVVNSKIMPLYEIL, encoded by the coding sequence ATGTTAAAAGAATATGCCGATTTAGTAATTAGAAATGTAAAAGTGTATAACAGTTACTTTAAGAAATTTGATATGAAGAATGTTTACATTGTTGATGGTAAATTTTTGTATATTGGGAAAGACTATGATAATGTTTTAAAACCTAAAAAGATTATTGAAGGAAAAGAAAGATATTTAGTACCGGGACTTATAGATATCCATATGCATATTGAAAGTTCTATGGTATCGCCAAAGGGATTTAGTGATTTTATTGCAGGTTGTGGTGTAACAACTATTGTTTCAGAACCTCATGAGATGGCGAATGTAGCAGGTATAGATGGAATATATGAAATGATAAATGCTGGAAAAGATAGTAAAATAGATATATTTTATGGAATTCCAAGCTCTGTACCAGCCTCCTCAGAAGAACTTGAAACTACAGGTGGAAAAATTGATTACGAAGATATGAAAAAATTAAAGAAAAACCCTTTCGTTGCTTGTGTTGGAGAAGTTATGAACTATCGACAAGTTATAAAGCCTAATAATTTAGAAATTACTAAATTTATAGAGGATTTAAGAAAAACGGATAAAATTTTTCCGATAGAAGGACATTGTCCTGCCCTAGTAGATTTAGACTTAGCAAAATTCTTATATCTTGGTATTAATGCTGACCATACAGAACATAGTTTAGAAGAATTACACCAGAGATTTGAAAATGGAATGTTTGTGGAAATACAAGAAAAAATGCTTCATAAAGAAGTTATGGACTACATTATCGATAATAATTTATATGAATATTTTGCCTTTGTTACAGATGATGTTATGACCGATACCCTTTATGAATATGGACAATTAGACCATTTAGTTAGAAAAGCTATTAAATTAGGATTTACTCCTGAACAAGCTATTTATAATGCAACCTATACTCCGGCAAGGAGGATGAATTTATTCGATCGTGGTGTAATAGCCCCTGGAAAACTTGCGGATTTTGTATTATTGGATAATTTGGAAGAATTTACTGTAAGTTCTACATATAAAAATGGTAGATTAATTTATGATAAAAATATTACTGATAGTGAAGATAATAAGAAATATTTTTCAAAGCCATATTATAACAGCATAAAAATAAAAAAACAAGAAAAAGATGTTTTAAAAATAAAAGTACAAGAAAATGTTGAAAAAGTCCTTGTAAATGTAATGGAGTTAAAAGATAAAAGTACAAGAACTTCTAGAAAACAAATTGAAATGCCTGTAGAAAACAATATTTTAAAATGGGAAGATTCAGGTTGTTTATTAGCAGCTGTCTTTGAAAGATATGGTAAAAATAACAATATAGGAATTGGATTTTTAACAGGTGACTGTCATAAGGAAGGTGCAGTTGCATCAAGTTACGCCCATGACAACCATAATATTCTAGTAGCAGGTTCAAATGTAGAGGATATGATTTTAGCCTTAAACAGATTAATTGAAATGCAAGGGGGAATGGTAGTAACTAATAAGGGAGAAATTCAAGCTGATTTACAATTAAATGTTGGCGGGATACTATCTGAAGAACCTATTGCTAAAGTTGCTAATAAACTATCAGGTATTAGAGGAAAAATGATAGAGCAAGGATATAATCATTATAATCCAATTATGTCCTTTGGAACTTTAACTTTAACAGTAAGTCCTGAATTAAAAATAACTGATAAAGGTTTAATTGATGTGGTAAATTCAAAAATTATGCCATTATATGAGATATTATAG
- the aroQ gene encoding type II 3-dehydroquinate dehydratase yields the protein MKILVINGPNINMLGIREPEIYGRETYDDLIAYIKEETKLLNIKVSFYQSNHEGNLVDKIQESYGKYDGIVINPAAYTHTSVALLDVVKAVGIPTVEVHISDPDSRDEFRKISYIRQACVTTIKGKGFKGYIEAIEYLVKHHS from the coding sequence ATGAAAATCCTAGTAATTAATGGACCTAATATAAATATGTTGGGAATAAGAGAGCCAGAGATATACGGTAGAGAAACCTACGATGATTTGATTGCCTATATAAAAGAAGAGACAAAACTATTGAATATAAAAGTAAGTTTTTATCAGTCCAATCATGAAGGGAATTTAGTAGATAAAATACAGGAGTCCTATGGTAAATATGATGGTATAGTAATAAACCCGGCAGCATACACCCATACATCTGTAGCCTTATTAGATGTAGTTAAGGCGGTGGGAATACCAACAGTAGAAGTTCATATATCGGACCCGGATAGTAGAGATGAATTTAGAAAAATATCCTACATAAGACAGGCCTGTGTCACCACAATAAAGGGTAAGGGATTTAAAGGATATATTGAAGCAATAGAATATTTAGTCAAACATCATAGTTAA
- a CDS encoding shikimate kinase, with protein MDIDKEIEKAKKMSIPQIFESEGEEGFRKIEKELTHKFSRKTGVVISTGGGVVLDEENYNPLKQNGFIVLVEREIEKLSTQGRPLSQGGINRLIKLKEERQSKYEDFSDIKVNNIYLPNAVDEIVEAFNENPSN; from the coding sequence ATAGACATAGATAAGGAAATAGAAAAAGCAAAAAAAATGTCTATTCCACAAATTTTTGAAAGTGAAGGAGAAGAAGGCTTTCGGAAAATAGAAAAGGAGCTAACTCATAAATTCTCAAGAAAAACCGGTGTAGTAATATCAACAGGTGGCGGAGTTGTACTTGATGAAGAAAATTATAATCCTTTAAAACAAAATGGATTTATTGTACTTGTAGAAAGAGAAATAGAAAAACTTTCAACACAGGGAAGACCATTGTCCCAAGGCGGAATAAATAGACTAATAAAGTTAAAAGAAGAAAGACAAAGTAAATATGAGGATTTTAGTGATATTAAAGTAAATAATATCTATTTACCAAATGCTGTAGATGAAATAGTGGAGGCATTTAATGAAAATCCTAGTAATTAA
- a CDS encoding shikimate dehydrogenase family protein has protein sequence MKVNEYGLLGAHLSYSFSPEIHGYFADYKYELFEKEEGEIEEFLKDKNLKAINVTIPYKKTVMKYCNEISDIAKRIDAVNVVKFSKGQLYGDNTDYYGVKYMLSKGKITIKNKRVAILGDGATSQTVRVALEDLGAKEILIISRKGNIKFSDLEKYNFVEVIINCTPVGMYPGEAKSLVNLNNFINIEAVADVVYNPARTALILQGEKLGIKTINGLPMLVGQAKQAVEIFLNKKIENSKLDKVYEKIYRSTHNIILIGMPGSGKSSIGEKSCTKVRKRIYRHR, from the coding sequence ATGAAAGTAAATGAATATGGACTTTTAGGTGCTCATCTTTCCTATAGCTTTTCACCTGAAATACATGGCTATTTTGCAGACTACAAATATGAATTATTTGAAAAAGAAGAAGGGGAAATAGAGGAATTTTTAAAGGATAAAAATCTAAAAGCTATTAATGTAACCATACCCTATAAAAAAACAGTTATGAAATACTGTAATGAAATTTCAGACATAGCTAAGAGAATAGATGCAGTTAATGTTGTTAAATTTTCAAAGGGACAATTATATGGGGATAATACTGATTATTATGGTGTAAAGTACATGCTTTCAAAAGGCAAAATTACTATAAAGAACAAAAGAGTAGCCATACTTGGAGATGGTGCTACATCCCAAACCGTAAGGGTAGCACTTGAGGACTTAGGAGCTAAAGAAATACTTATAATTTCACGAAAGGGAAATATAAAATTTAGCGATTTGGAAAAATATAATTTTGTTGAGGTTATTATAAACTGTACACCTGTTGGAATGTACCCTGGAGAAGCAAAGTCCTTAGTGAATTTAAATAATTTTATAAACATAGAAGCAGTAGCAGATGTTGTTTATAATCCTGCTAGAACAGCCTTAATTTTACAGGGTGAAAAACTTGGAATTAAGACTATAAATGGACTTCCAATGTTAGTAGGACAAGCAAAACAAGCTGTCGAAATATTTTTAAATAAAAAAATAGAAAACAGTAAATTAGATAAGGTCTATGAAAAAATATACAGAAGTACCCATAATATTATACTTATTGGAATGCCCGGCTCAGGTAAAAGCAGTATAGGAGAAAAAAGTTGCACTAAAGTTAGGAAAAGAATTTATAGACATAGATAA
- the aroC gene encoding chorismate synthase: protein MSSSFGSKLKVSIFGESHGKAIGCTVDSLPAGEKIDLDRLNQFMGRRAPGKNKFGTKRKEADEVEFLSGIVDGVTTGSPLTAIIFNKDQRSKDYKNLDIIPRPSHADFTAYVKYKGFADMRGGGHFSGRLTAPICIVGGIAKQILERKNIFVGAHLLSLGELNDDSYDFVNLSKEDLELVSNRDFPVINEETAELMKEYLNNIRKQEDSIGGIIEAGVIGLPVGLGNPMFDGIENKLAKVLFGVPGIKGLEFGSGFQGTKLKGSTHNDAFDIANGKVVTKTNNNGGIIGGISNGMPVLLKVAMKATPSISLEQDSINLNTNRKEKLVIHGRHDPCIAIRAVPVIEAVVAIVILDLIMEEGLL, encoded by the coding sequence ATGTCATCTAGTTTTGGTAGTAAATTAAAGGTTTCAATTTTTGGTGAATCCCATGGTAAGGCAATTGGATGTACAGTTGATAGTTTACCGGCCGGGGAAAAAATTGATTTAGACAGATTAAATCAATTTATGGGAAGAAGGGCACCGGGGAAAAATAAATTTGGAACTAAAAGAAAAGAAGCGGATGAAGTTGAATTTTTATCCGGAATAGTAGACGGAGTAACAACAGGTAGTCCATTAACAGCTATTATATTTAATAAAGATCAAAGATCAAAAGACTATAAAAACTTGGATATAATTCCTAGACCTTCCCATGCAGATTTTACTGCCTATGTAAAATACAAGGGATTTGCAGATATGAGAGGTGGCGGTCATTTTTCAGGAAGGCTTACAGCGCCAATATGTATTGTTGGAGGAATAGCTAAGCAAATTCTTGAAAGAAAAAATATTTTTGTAGGTGCTCATTTATTGTCCTTAGGTGAATTAAATGACGATTCCTATGATTTTGTAAATTTATCTAAAGAGGATTTAGAACTAGTATCAAATAGGGATTTTCCTGTAATAAATGAAGAAACCGCCGAGTTAATGAAAGAATATTTAAATAATATTAGAAAACAAGAGGATTCCATTGGTGGAATAATTGAAGCCGGAGTAATTGGTTTGCCTGTTGGACTTGGAAATCCTATGTTTGATGGAATTGAAAATAAACTTGCAAAAGTTTTATTTGGAGTTCCCGGAATAAAAGGCCTTGAATTTGGAAGTGGCTTTCAAGGGACAAAATTAAAAGGTTCAACACATAATGATGCTTTTGATATTGCTAATGGAAAAGTTGTAACAAAAACAAATAACAATGGTGGAATTATTGGAGGAATTTCCAATGGTATGCCGGTACTTTTAAAAGTTGCAATGAAAGCAACTCCTTCTATTTCCTTAGAACAGGATTCAATTAATTTAAATACCAATAGAAAAGAAAAATTGGTAATACATGGTAGACATGACCCCTGTATAGCTATAAGGGCAGTACCGGTAATAGAAGCAGTTGTTGCCATTGTAATATTGGATTTAATAATGGAAGAAGGGCTGTTGTAA
- the aroA gene encoding 3-phosphoshikimate 1-carboxyvinyltransferase, translated as MDISIKPNYLSGEVDAISSKSHGHRILICAALADKATNIVLEKTSIDIDTTMNCLRALGAKIEKDGTNIKVTPIEKTNSVPLLDCMESGTTYRLMLPIAAALYREVDFTGRGRLPERPMSDLINAMKEHGTTFSKEKMPFTVKNGLKGGVFEIPGDVSSQYISGLLFAAPLLNEDVEIRLTTKLESGNYVEMTIDAMEQFGVVVERLENGFFVKKGQKYISTSDVTIEGDWSNAAFFLAAGAIGKEVVVRKLNMNSTQGDKEIVKVLKDFGAKVEVGKDYVKVSSSKLKAITLDISEIPDSLPILSIVASCAEGKTEFINAKRLRLKESDRLVTTRKMIENLGGKAIEGPESLTVEGVGKLKGGTTESFNDHRLAMASAIGSIISENNVTIKDAEAVNKSYPKFYEDFKSLGGKIDVI; from the coding sequence ATGGATATTTCAATTAAACCAAATTATTTAAGTGGTGAAGTAGATGCAATTTCTTCTAAATCCCATGGTCATAGAATTTTAATTTGTGCAGCACTAGCAGATAAAGCTACAAATATAGTATTGGAAAAAACTTCAATTGATATAGATACAACTATGAATTGTTTAAGGGCATTAGGGGCAAAAATTGAAAAAGACGGAACTAATATAAAAGTTACGCCTATAGAAAAAACAAATTCAGTTCCTTTGCTGGACTGTATGGAAAGTGGAACTACCTATAGGTTGATGTTACCAATTGCAGCTGCCTTATATAGAGAAGTGGATTTTACCGGTAGGGGAAGATTGCCGGAAAGACCAATGTCGGACTTAATAAATGCAATGAAGGAACATGGGACTACTTTTTCTAAGGAAAAAATGCCTTTTACTGTGAAAAACGGTTTAAAAGGTGGAGTTTTTGAAATTCCCGGTGATGTTAGTTCTCAATATATATCTGGCTTGTTATTTGCAGCTCCCTTATTAAATGAAGATGTTGAAATTAGATTAACAACAAAACTAGAATCGGGAAATTATGTTGAAATGACAATAGATGCAATGGAGCAGTTTGGAGTAGTTGTAGAAAGACTTGAAAATGGATTTTTCGTTAAAAAAGGTCAAAAATATATATCTACAAGTGATGTAACAATTGAAGGTGACTGGTCAAATGCAGCGTTTTTCCTTGCTGCAGGTGCAATAGGAAAAGAAGTTGTTGTAAGAAAGCTAAATATGAACTCTACCCAAGGGGATAAGGAAATAGTTAAAGTATTAAAGGATTTTGGTGCTAAGGTGGAAGTTGGAAAGGACTATGTAAAAGTTAGTTCGAGTAAGTTAAAAGCAATAACTTTAGATATTTCAGAAATTCCGGATTCTTTACCTATATTGTCAATTGTTGCTTCTTGTGCTGAAGGAAAAACGGAATTTATAAATGCTAAAAGATTAAGATTAAAAGAAAGCGATAGGCTGGTAACCACTAGAAAAATGATTGAGAATTTAGGTGGTAAGGCTATTGAAGGACCTGAAAGCTTAACAGTTGAAGGTGTTGGAAAACTCAAAGGTGGTACTACGGAATCCTTTAATGACCATAGACTTGCAATGGCTTCAGCAATTGGCTCTATAATTTCAGAAAACAATGTAACTATTAAAGATGCAGAAGCTGTAAATAAATCTTATCCTAAATTTTATGAGGATTTTAAATCTTTAGGGGGAAAGATAGATGTCATCTAG
- the aroB gene encoding 3-dehydroquinate synthase codes for MKSPIKIPIDASTKYNVVIGRNLLNNISNRIKELKGDCTVAIITDDIVNSLYGEEISKGLSNNKIRNHKFVFNNGEKSKNINTLSEILEFLASNTINRQDLIVALGGGVVGDIAGFAAAIYLRGIDYLQIPTTFLAAIDSSVGGKTAIDLEAGKNLAGAFKQPIEVICDVETFKTLDEKIFADGIAEAIKYGVLFDEELFNRFLKDKLTANSEDIMDIVKKCVEHKRDIVANDEFDRGKRQLLNLGHTVGHAIERCSDYEITHGHAVAAGMGIIARASEKKNLAKERISEKIEKALIKNNLPINSEYSTEELYEKAIKDKKVLGSNINLIIPERIGKCKLYNIKTEEIKEFIELGKE; via the coding sequence GTGAAAAGTCCCATTAAGATTCCAATAGATGCTTCAACAAAATACAATGTTGTAATTGGAAGAAATCTTTTAAATAATATTTCTAATAGAATAAAGGAATTAAAGGGAGATTGTACTGTTGCAATTATTACTGATGATATAGTTAACAGTTTATATGGTGAAGAAATATCTAAGGGACTATCTAATAATAAAATTAGAAATCATAAATTTGTATTTAATAATGGAGAAAAATCTAAAAATATTAATACTTTAAGCGAAATTTTAGAATTTTTAGCCAGTAATACAATTAATAGACAGGATTTGATTGTTGCCTTAGGTGGTGGAGTTGTTGGCGATATTGCAGGATTTGCAGCAGCAATTTACCTTAGGGGAATAGATTATTTACAAATACCTACAACTTTTCTTGCTGCAATAGATTCTTCTGTTGGTGGGAAAACAGCTATTGATTTAGAAGCCGGAAAAAATTTAGCAGGGGCTTTTAAACAGCCAATAGAAGTAATTTGTGATGTAGAAACATTTAAGACACTTGATGAGAAAATATTTGCTGATGGTATAGCAGAGGCTATAAAATATGGAGTTTTATTTGATGAGGAATTATTTAATAGATTTTTAAAAGACAAGCTTACAGCAAATAGTGAAGATATTATGGACATAGTGAAAAAATGTGTTGAACATAAAAGGGATATTGTTGCAAATGATGAATTTGATAGAGGTAAAAGACAATTGCTAAATTTAGGCCACACTGTAGGACATGCTATTGAAAGGTGTAGTGATTATGAAATAACCCATGGTCATGCAGTTGCTGCGGGAATGGGAATAATAGCAAGGGCTTCAGAAAAGAAGAATCTAGCTAAAGAAAGAATTAGTGAAAAAATTGAAAAGGCCTTAATAAAGAATAACCTTCCTATTAATTCAGAGTATTCTACAGAAGAATTATATGAAAAAGCTATAAAGGACAAGAAGGTTTTAGGTAGTAATATTAATTTAATAATTCCTGAAAGAATCGGAAAGTGTAAATTATATAATATTAAAACAGAAGAGATTAAAGAATTTATAGAATTGGGAAAGGAATAG